ATCGGCTATCTGTATGGCTGTTGTATTGGTAAGCGAACTGTAAAATGCGTTCAGCAAAATTCCGATAATATTTTCAGGTTTTTTGAAAACATGAAAGGCCAGAAGATCAACACTGACAATCGATTCCGCACCATTTTCCACAAGTGGGGAGACGGGAACATTTTCCACAAGCATACCATCGACAAGGAGCGCACCGGAATAATCAACTGGTCTGAAAATACCGGGAATACAACTGCTTGCCATCACCGCAGCAGCCACATTCCCTTCGCTGAAAACAACTTTTTTGCCGGTTCCAATATCGGTTGCGACCATAAAAAGCGGGATCAAGGCGTCTTTGATATCTTTCTCTCCGAGCAGCTCAGTTACAATACCGCCAAATTTTTTATTCGTCAGGATACCGTACTGCGAAAGCGACAGACTCGACAGATCAAACCAGTCCATAGAAAAGGCAATATCGCGAATATCCTGCCAGCTTTTGCCAAAAGCATAGAGCGAAGCAATAAAGGCGCCAATACTGGTGCCACTGACCATGGATACCGAAATCTGCAATTCAGCCAGCGCCCTCAGCACACCAACATGAGCGGCACCGAGGACAGCTCCTCCCCCGAGTGCAAGAGCAGTTTTTTTCATCTCTGGAAAAAGGTAACAAGGCGTTTAAGGAGTCCGAATTTTGTACTGCTGTACGGAGGGTAACGCAAATCGGGATCGGGATAGAGCGAGCGGTGCATGAGCGTGCGCTGAAAGGAAAAGGTATCAAACCCCGCCTTGCCATGATAGGCCCCAAATCCACTGTGGCCAAGCCCGCCGAAAGGAAGGTTATGAAGCGCCGCCTGGAAGAGGAGGTCGTTGATACAGACTCCGCCTGAACGGGAGTGGCGCACGACCCGTTCCTGTACAGCACGATCGGAAGAGAACAGATAGAGTGCAAGCGGCTCCTTTCCATTGCGGATGATTTCAAGCGCATCTGCAAGATCCGAATAGGCAATGACCGGCAGCAGGGGAGCAAAAATTTCCGACTGCATAACGGGAGAGGCTGGCGTCACTCCACGAAGAATGGTGGGGGCAATGTAGCGCTCTGCCTGGTCGCACCCTCCTCCACTCCAGACTGATGAACCGTCAAGCAGTTTTTCAACCCGCATGAAGTGATCCATCGTGACAATACGGGGATAATCGGGACTCAACCGGGGGTCATCACCGTAAAAATCGGTGATGGCTTCCTGCATGTAACGCAGCAACTCCGCTTCCCGTTTTTCGTTTACCAGAACATAATCAGGCGCAAGACAGGTTTGCCCTCCGTTTAAAAACTTGGCCCAGACAATTCTGCGAGCTGCCACCCTGAGGTCACTGCTCTCTTCAACAATACAGGGACACTTTCCCCCAAGTTCGAGGGTCAATGGAGTCAAATGCTTCGCTGCGGCAAGCATGACCTCCCGGCCAATCGCAAGACTGCCTGTATAGAAAATGTACCCGAATCGCTCAGCAAGCAGAGCCTTTGCCACCTCTGCACCACCCTCAATCACCCTGACAGCGCTCCGGTCAAGATAGCGACCCAACCCCTCGGCAATCAGTGCTGAACTGTGAGGAGCGAGTTCCGATGGTTTGATGACAGCACAGTTACCGGCAGCAAGTGCGCTGACAAGAGGTGCAAGAGAGAGGTTGATGGGATAGTTCCATGCCCCGATAATAAGCACGACTCCATAGGGCTCATGGTAACATGAACCTTTTGCGGGCTGATAGATGAGCGGAATGGAAACCCGGAGAGGCTTCATCCATGATTTGAGATGCTTCAGTGCGAAGCGGATTTCGCCACGAAGATACCCCGTCTCGGTCAGAAAGGTCTCCGCCTCAGACTTCCTGAAATCATCATGCACGGCTGCAGCAATCTCCTTTTCACGATCGAGGAGAAAGGTTTCAAGTGCAAGAAGCTGAGAACGCCTCCACGGAAGGTCACGGGTTACACCGCTCTCAAAGGTCTCTCTCAATACCGCCAACTCAGGAAAAGAGCTCTCTTTTTGCATGGAGGAGGGGGTAAAATCATCCAACAAAAATATTACAGCTACAACGTAACGAAAAAACGAGTACCATCTTGCCAAAACCTTTTTACAGCTTCTGAATTTTTGCCGGGCACAATCTGTTCAGTACATTAAGTTTCACATTATTTTGGATAAAAAACAGTTACCCTAATATCACCCCTTATGGAATGGATCACGCAGCCGGAAGCCTGGATTGCCCTGGCGACATTAACGGCTCTGGAAATTGTACTCGGCATCGACAATATTATTTTTATTTCAATTATCGTCGGTCGGCTCCCGGAACAGCAGCGAAGCAAAGGCAGAATTATCGGACTTGGGCTCGCCATGCTGACCAGAATTGCCCTTCTGCTCTCCATTACCTGGGTTATGAGCCTGACAACAGGCCTTTTCACCCTGCTTGATCACCATGTTTCAGGACGCGACCTGATCCTGATTGGCGGAGGACTCTTTCTGCTTGCAAAAAGCACACAGGAGATTCACCAGAGTCTTGAGGGCTCGGAAGAGGAAAAAAAAGGCAGTTCCAATGGAAGCTTCATCCTTACCATGTTGCAGATTGCCATTATCGACGTTGTCTTTTCGCTTGACTCGGTCATCACAGCCGTTGGACTGGCAAAAAATATCGAGGTGATGATCATCGCCATCATGATCTCGATCGGCATCATGATGGTTGCCTCAAAATCGATCAGCGATTTTGTTGATGAGCATCCAACCATCAAGATGCTTGCCCTGAGCTTTCTCATTCTTGTCGGCGTCACCCTGCTGGCCGAAGGGGCCGGTTTTGAGATTCCAAAGGGATACATCTATTTTTCCATGGCTTTTTCCATCTCGGTTGAAATGCTCAATATCCGACTGCGCAAAAAAGCTCCGAAGCCAGTCCGTCTGCATCCAACCATGAATATTGACGGAGATGGCGCCTGAACACTCTTGTCATCCGCCATATCGCCGTTGCCCTCGACGGTTCACCGCACAGCATCGCCGCACTGTCAGCCGGAGCCGAACTGGCCCGGCTGTTCCATGCTGATCTGGTTGGCATTTTTGTTGAAGATATCAATCTGCTGCGGATGGCAGAACTGCCCTGCAGCCATGAAAACAGCGCCGAACCTGAAAATATTGAGCAGGTGCAGCTTGAACGCTCACTGAAACGACAGGCAAGAGAGGCTGAAAGCACCTTACAGCGCATTGCCGGAGAGCTCATGGTAGAGCACTCGTTCAGGGTATGCCGGGGATTGGTGCCCGCAGAGGTGATTCTCGCTGCACATGAAGCCGACCTCCTTCTCCTCGGTCGCAAAGGCCGGTCACCCTCCTGCCGCAAAGGACTCGGCTCAACAGCAAGAAAGGCTCTTGCTGAAGGAAAACGGCCGCTCCTCTTCATGCGTACCGGTTTTACTGCAAAAGAGTGGCCACTTCTGGTACTCTATGATGGCTCCAAAGGAGCACAACAGGCTCTCGGCGCCGCCCTCGACCTCGCACAACCGGGCATCATGCTCAATGTGCTGATCCTTGGAGAAACCCCGGAAGAGGCGCAGATGATGGAGCATGAACTTTCCTCCAGCATGATGGTTCCTGATACCGATCTTGCATACTATCACCTCCCTCTCCATGACGAAAAAACGCTGGCCCAGTATATCCGCATGGCCGATTCAGGCCTGCATGTCCTGAGCGACCGGATGCGCCTGCCGACAGAAACCGTGCACAACCTCATCAATGAGATTGATTCTCCTGTGCTGCTGGTGTAGTGCGCGGTTATTCCACACCATCAGACGCAATTTTCCCGTTACAACCGGATGAATTATAAGGCGTTGAAGAACTTCTCACACTTTCATGAAAGCACCAGACGCTCCATAAGGATGGCGGCGGAGACTGCGGCGTTGAGCGATTCAACCCGCACGCTTCTGCCGCTGTGGGGTATGCGCACCAGCCGATCGGCCAGCGCTTTTACGGGTTCACTGATGCCGTTGGCTTCGTTGCCGATCACGAGCACCTGTTTTGCGGGCCAGGAGCTGAACTCACGAAAATCCTTTCCTTCAAGGGATGAAGAGGTAATGGAATAGCCCTGTTTCTTAAACCAGAGGAGTTCACGCTCAAGTCGATCAACACCATAATGGCGGATGGCATAGATGCTTCCGGCACAAGAGCGGACTGCCTTGGCGTTATAGCGGTCGGCTGTTCCGGTGCTGCAAATGAGGGCATCAGCTCCGAACCAGACCGCTGTTCTGAGAATGGTACCTACATTGCCCGGATCCTGAACATCATCAAGCGCAACGATGAGTGATTTGTCGGACGTTGCAGAAACCGCTTCTGCAGCAGGCTCAACCGGACGCTGCTGACGGAAAACACCGAAAATCCCCTGCGACGTTGCGGTTTCGGAAAGCTGGGCGCACTCTTTTTCGCCTATGGAAAAGAGCTTTCCCTTCCAGGGTTGAGCAAAACGGGCGACCTCCGCTTCTCCCTCCCTGACAAGCAGAGCGACAAGCATCTCCTCACTTGGCAGGTTGAGGCAGAGCTCCCTGACCGTACGGAGCCCTTCGGCAAGAAAGAGGCGCTCCTGATCCCTGAACTTTTTCTGATGAAGTTTAACGTACTTCTGAAGCTTCGCTTTGCTTAAGGGCGTGGTTGCAACGGGTTTCATGTGTGCGATCCCGCTCTTTTCAGACTTGCAATCATCGATTTCGGATCGTGGGAAAAATCCGCTGGAGGCACACCAACACCCTTTGAAAGAGCGGCGCCGTCCAGTTCAATGGAAAAGCCTTTATCCCCGCTCTCCGAAGCCTCCTCTGAACCACTCATACTGCGCCGGATATAGTCGTCAAAACTCTCACTTTCCATGGAATAACCCTCGATAATGCATGACTTCCGGCTGGCAGCTCCGCCTGAAGAGGCCTGTTCATCAATCATGCAGGTAATCCTGAGCATGACCTCCTGTCGTGAAAGAGTACCCAGACCCGCTTTTTGCACAAGGGAGCTGAAAGAGGCTTCATCTATCTTTTCCATCAGTTGCAGCAGTTTTTCAAGCCCCCCGTACATCCCGGCATGGAGCCGAATTGCCTCTTCAATCGAGAGGCTAACCGGAGCAGCCGGGGAAGCGCTCTTATCACTCAGGTGTTCCCGATGAGCGGGTGACATACTGTTTCCTTTCGGGCGCATCACTTTTTTCCCCCCGATAAACTCCTCATCAACATCATACTCCTTCAACCGATCCTGCATGATGCCTTCGCGCTTCTGCATCGCGCGCCGCATGGAAACCGAGTCAATCTCCCTCCGCTCCACCAGCAGCAGGCGTACAACGACCGCAATACCGGTCAAAGCCGCGACAACAATAAAGCAGAAGAGTATAAGCTCCAGCCGCAGCCCGAAAAGCAGAACAACCAGCACCTCGGCGAAAATGAGCCCGGCAAAAAGCGCCAGCAGCAATTTCAGAAAAAAACGGTCATTCATAATCCCTGCTTCTCTTTTATATCGTTATGGAGTAACTGACTCAAGAACAGAAAGAGAGGAGCATCCTGATTGCAGAAGAGTGCCCGCAGTTTCTGATGTTGATCATGCACAGCAAATGTAAGCCTTCCTGATGAAACAGGTGCAACAGAATATGGCATATACCTCACGCTCAACTCATTGGATTGGTAATAATCGCTTGTCGCATTCCCTGTGGGCGCCGCTCGAAAACAACCACACTGTCGTAACAGGCAATGCAATCCGTAGATTTGGTAAATGTTGAAACCGGAAGAATCTCTCTCGAATGAACAGCGTTCAGCTCGTCCATTTTATGCTTTGCATATTCGATAAAGGTGTTCGGAAGCTCTAATCCACCGCCATATTCAGGCCAATAGCAGGTGTGGGTATCCTCCACCATATAGATTCCGTTAGGTTGCACCCTATCGTACATCAACTCGAATGAGGAGACCATATGATGCATCATGTGACTTCCGTCATCAAGAACAATGTCAACCCAGGGGTACTTATTGAATATCTGCTGGATCAGGGCGGGATCATCCTGGCTGCCTATAAATATTTCGACTCCATCCGATTCATGTACCTTGCATTCCGGATCAATGTCAATACCGATGATCTTTGCCTCCTTGCCAAAGTACTCTTTCCACATTGCGAGCGATCCGCCACCAAAAACGCCGATTTCAATCATGACGGGCGCCTTGCCTCTGAATCTTGAGAAATGCCGCTCATAAATATCGAAATAGTGAAGCCATTTATGCAATCGCTTCGCTGAATTACCAAGGAAATACTTGTGCAGGAAGCCATCTCCGGAATAAGTCATCGTCTTGAAATTGACACTGTGGAAGAATCAAGAACAGGGTATGCAGATGTTTTTCAGAGCCGATAAAGCTGATCCAAGCGACTCCTCCTGAAACATAAATCAAACAGACCCATAAATCCAATTCAGTACCGGATTTCCCTTCCATCTTGAACACGTCATCAGCTCAATACAATGAACCCTCAAAAAAAATGAACTTAACAAACCAAACACCATATCGAAGGGAGAGTCCATTGAAGGATCAAAAAAAAGCGGCAGTAGAGAGCCACTGCCGGTAAAATTTGTACGCGAAAAACGTTACAAATCAAGAGATTCCTAAAAAAAGAGCCACAACCCTACACTTCACACACGGTATTAAAGTACAAAATAAATATCGTATTGACGTAATAAAAAAGAGCCGGGTTCAGAATCGCCTCTTTCCTGATTGACGATTTTCATTTTCATTGCAGATAAAATGGCAAATCTCTCTTCAGAATTTCCGAAAGATTGTTATCGTTAAAGGCAACCCACAGGTTCCACTCTGTTAGATGGCAACTGATTTTCAGGAGCCCTTGGGAAAATGAAACAGTAACGCGTACATGCTGGAAAAAAAGGTTGAACTGATTGCGCCTGCCGGCGACATGACCGGATTGCTTACTGCACTGAAGGCGGGAGCGGATGCGGTTTACTTCGGAGCCGAGGGCTATAACATGCGTGCAGGGAGCAGCAATTTCACTCCTGCTGATTTTCCTGCCATCAAGGCTCTCTGCAAGGAATACAATGCGAAAAAATACCTCGCACTGAATACCATTGTCTATGACAATGAACTGAAAAAGATGACGCAGACCATCGCCGTAGCAAAAAGGGTGGGAATTGACGCCATCATTTGCTCGGACATGGCGGTAATTGAGGCCTGCAGGAAAGCTGGAATACCCTTTCATATCTCGAC
The DNA window shown above is from Pelodictyon phaeoclathratiforme BU-1 and carries:
- a CDS encoding patatin-like phospholipase family protein, translating into MKKTALALGGGAVLGAAHVGVLRALAELQISVSMVSGTSIGAFIASLYAFGKSWQDIRDIAFSMDWFDLSSLSLSQYGILTNKKFGGIVTELLGEKDIKDALIPLFMVATDIGTGKKVVFSEGNVAAAVMASSCIPGIFRPVDYSGALLVDGMLVENVPVSPLVENGAESIVSVDLLAFHVFKKPENIIGILLNAFYSSLTNTTAIQIADADLSISPNLSKFNLIDFDQIPDLIEAGYQASLPVLKEWVAGMRNASGLVELE
- a CDS encoding aldehyde dehydrogenase family protein; amino-acid sequence: MQKESSFPELAVLRETFESGVTRDLPWRRSQLLALETFLLDREKEIAAAVHDDFRKSEAETFLTETGYLRGEIRFALKHLKSWMKPLRVSIPLIYQPAKGSCYHEPYGVVLIIGAWNYPINLSLAPLVSALAAGNCAVIKPSELAPHSSALIAEGLGRYLDRSAVRVIEGGAEVAKALLAERFGYIFYTGSLAIGREVMLAAAKHLTPLTLELGGKCPCIVEESSDLRVAARRIVWAKFLNGGQTCLAPDYVLVNEKREAELLRYMQEAITDFYGDDPRLSPDYPRIVTMDHFMRVEKLLDGSSVWSGGGCDQAERYIAPTILRGVTPASPVMQSEIFAPLLPVIAYSDLADALEIIRNGKEPLALYLFSSDRAVQERVVRHSRSGGVCINDLLFQAALHNLPFGGLGHSGFGAYHGKAGFDTFSFQRTLMHRSLYPDPDLRYPPYSSTKFGLLKRLVTFFQR
- a CDS encoding TerC family protein, which produces MEWITQPEAWIALATLTALEIVLGIDNIIFISIIVGRLPEQQRSKGRIIGLGLAMLTRIALLLSITWVMSLTTGLFTLLDHHVSGRDLILIGGGLFLLAKSTQEIHQSLEGSEEEKKGSSNGSFILTMLQIAIIDVVFSLDSVITAVGLAKNIEVMIIAIMISIGIMMVASKSISDFVDEHPTIKMLALSFLILVGVTLLAEGAGFEIPKGYIYFSMAFSISVEMLNIRLRKKAPKPVRLHPTMNIDGDGA
- a CDS encoding universal stress protein, which gives rise to MSAGAELARLFHADLVGIFVEDINLLRMAELPCSHENSAEPENIEQVQLERSLKRQAREAESTLQRIAGELMVEHSFRVCRGLVPAEVILAAHEADLLLLGRKGRSPSCRKGLGSTARKALAEGKRPLLFMRTGFTAKEWPLLVLYDGSKGAQQALGAALDLAQPGIMLNVLILGETPEEAQMMEHELSSSMMVPDTDLAYYHLPLHDEKTLAQYIRMADSGLHVLSDRMRLPTETVHNLINEIDSPVLLV
- a CDS encoding TrmH family RNA methyltransferase; its protein translation is MKPVATTPLSKAKLQKYVKLHQKKFRDQERLFLAEGLRTVRELCLNLPSEEMLVALLVREGEAEVARFAQPWKGKLFSIGEKECAQLSETATSQGIFGVFRQQRPVEPAAEAVSATSDKSLIVALDDVQDPGNVGTILRTAVWFGADALICSTGTADRYNAKAVRSCAGSIYAIRHYGVDRLERELLWFKKQGYSITSSSLEGKDFREFSSWPAKQVLVIGNEANGISEPVKALADRLVRIPHSGRSVRVESLNAAVSAAILMERLVLS
- a CDS encoding class I SAM-dependent methyltransferase: MTYSGDGFLHKYFLGNSAKRLHKWLHYFDIYERHFSRFRGKAPVMIEIGVFGGGSLAMWKEYFGKEAKIIGIDIDPECKVHESDGVEIFIGSQDDPALIQQIFNKYPWVDIVLDDGSHMMHHMVSSFELMYDRVQPNGIYMVEDTHTCYWPEYGGGLELPNTFIEYAKHKMDELNAVHSREILPVSTFTKSTDCIACYDSVVVFERRPQGMRQAIITNPMS